The following DNA comes from Methanobrevibacter ruminantium.
GAAGAGCAATCTGCCTATGACCAAGGTTATAATAATGGATATGCTCAAGGAAGCTTGAACAGCAGAAATAATCATGATGACTACTTTGCCTACTACTTATTCTATAGATTAGGAAAAAGAAGTCGTTAACTTAGAGATAATCAAAAATAGATTAATTAGAATCTATTAAAATAAAAAATAAAGAAATAAAAAAATTAAATAAACAATAAATCCTAAAAATAGCAAAGATAAGGTTTATAATTCTTATCTAAATTCTTTTTTTAAAATATAAAAAATATAAGATTATTTAAAAAAATTAAATTTTAAATCTCTAAAGGCTAGGCCATGCCATATCATTGAAGAAGATCAAGTCAACTTCATCTCCTTTTTCAATTCCCTCATGGTTTTCATCAATGATAATGTAACAATTTGCCTCTACCATTGATCTGATGATACCAGAACCTCTATTCAATACATGATGAACGCCAGTGTCATCAGCTACTGCACGAATATAATCTGTTCTTCCAAGAGAGGAGGGTATTTTGGTTTTGGATACCCTATTAATCACTTTATGGGAATAATCGAGTCCTTGCATTTTAAATAGGTAATGCCTTGCAATTATATCAAACTGACCCATAGCAGCTACTGGTTGACCTGAAAGCATGAATACTTGTGTGCCATTTACTATACCAGCACCTACAGGTTTGCCTGGCCTCATTGCAACACCGTGGAATAGGACTTCGCCTAATTCCTCTACAGCTTCAACAACCACATCACCTTTACTGATAGCTGTTCCTCCAGTGGTGATGACTACATCATATTCATTAGTTGCTTTATCAATAGCTTCCTTAACTGCATCAAAGTCATCTGCACCATGTCCTATATCCACAATAGCTCCTGCACTTCTAATCAATGCAGCAATGCTGAATTGATTGGAATTAATTATTTTAGCCTTATCAAGCTCTGGAGAAGGTTCAACCAATTCATTACCTGTTATTAGCAATTTAACTCTTGGCTTTTTGTAAACTTCAACTTCACTGTGACCTGCTGAAGCAATCAATCCCATCTCCTGTGGTCTGATTAAAACATTTTCACCTAACAATTCATCTCCTTCAGCAATGTCTTCAGCCTTTGGAGAAATGTTTTCACCAGGAGTCACTTGTGAATGAATCTCTAAATTATCACCATCTTCATAGGTGAATTCCTTCATTAAAACAGCATTTGCGCCATCCGGAATAGGTGCACCGGTTGCTATAACAATAGCTTCACCATTGGATAAGGTTTTATCTGAAAAATCCCCTGCTCCAATCCTATCAATGATCTTTAATTCTTTAATGACATTATTGGAAGCTCCAAAGGTGTCCTCTGCAATCACAGCATATCCATCCATAGCAGATTTGTCAAATGGAGGGGAATTGTGATAAGAGGAAATGGAATGAGCTAAAACTCTACCTTGAGAATCTTTTAAATGTATCTTTTCTGTATCCATAAGCTTTTGATTCTCATCAATTTTAGCTAAAGCGTCTTCCAATGGAATTAAATTTGATATAAACTTCATATTATCGTCCATAAAATAAATTAATAAACTAATAAATAAACTAATAAAATAAATAAGATTAAATTTTTAATAAAAAAATAAAAGAAATGATAAATATTATAAATTAAGCCATGTACTTTTCAATGACACCATGATAAGCATCATCCAAGTCAGCTACAGCTAAATCTACAATGGTTTCATCATCTTTCTTAATGACTAATGAATCTCCCTTGACTTCACCGATAATTGCAGCATCCACATCAATGGAATCGAGTATTTCATCTGCCTTATCAGCACTTACGGTTATGATAAATCTTGCATGGGATTCAGAGAACAACAAGTTATTGTCACTGATGCCCTCTTCAGCTGGAACCTTGCTAATGTCAACTTCACAACCAAGTTTGCCGCTCATAGCCATTTCAGATAAAGCAATAGCTATTCCACCAGCAGAGACATCGTGGGTAGCGGTTATTGCAAGTTCATCTTCGCCTTCAAGGAATTTTACATAATCCCCATCATTTTCAATTAAGTCAAGAATGGTGTTTGCAGATGCCAATTCATCATCGATTCTGATTTTAGGAGCATCCCCTTGTTCAAGAGAATGTACAGCTCTGTGGTATTCGGAACCTTCAACTTCATCATAGGTTTTACCGATAATGATGATTTTATCCCCTTCTTCCTTGAATGGAAGTGTTCTGATGCTTGAAAGCTTTTCAACACCGATTACCCCTACTGAAGGGGTTGGGTTGATTTTAATACCTTCTGTTTCATTGTAGAAACTTACATTTCCACTGATTACAGGAGCTTCGAATTTCCTTGCAATGTCAGACATTCCCTTAATGCACTCCTTGAATTGCCAGAGGATTTCAGGAGTTTCAGGGTTACCGAAGTTTAGACAATCTACAACAGCATAAGGTTTAGCACCCATTGAAACTACATTACGGATTGCTTCTGCAACACTTCCTGCTCCACCATCGTATGGAGCCAATTTAGTGTGGATTGTATTGGAATCAGCAGTAATTGCAACAGCGGTTTCATCATCAATTTGCAATACAGCTGCATCATCACCAGGTTTTACTACAGTTCTGGTTTGAACTTCATGGTCATATTGCTTGTAAACCCATTCCTTGCTTGCAATGTTAGGGGAGGACAATACTTTAATCAATGATTCATCTATTGGACCATCAACCACTTCAACCAAATCGGTTGGTTTAGCAGGTTCTCTCATTTCCCTATCAAGTGAAGGTGGATCCGCTAAAAGAATAGTTGGAACATCACATAATGTTTGGAGTTCCACTTCTGCATCGAAATCCTTTACAAGCATATGGTTTCCATCAGTAACTTCACCGATCACTGCAGATGGAATCTCATGCTTGTCACAGATAGCTTGAGCCAATTCAACATCTTTAGGGTTGATGACAAAAATCATACGTTCTTGTGATTCTGAAAGCATAATTTCATAAGGGGTCATTCCCTCTTCACGAAGAGGAATAGCCCTAAGGTCTACAACTGCACCGTTTCCAGACTTGTCCACAAGTTCTGAAACACAGCAGGTAAGACCTCCACCACCTAAATCCTTTACACCGGAACAATCGATTTTTTCAAGGATTTCAAGTGAAGCTTCAAGCACTCTCTTTTTAGTGAATGGGTCTGCAACTTGCACAGCAGGACGGTCTTCGGTTTCAGAGTTGGAAGTTAACTCCTCAGATGCAAAGGTTACTCCATGAATACCATCTCTACCAGTGGTTCCACCCATAAGCAAGAAAACATCTCCAATATTTGGAGCAACTGCCATTACGATTTCGTCCTTTTTAACAAGCCCTGCACACAATACGTTTACAAGAGGGTTGGTTCTGAAGGACTCATCAAATTCAATCTCACCAGCAACAGTTGGAACACCTACCCTATTACCATAGTCAGATATTCCTTCAACAACATGCTCAAACAAGTATCTGGACTTTTGGTCTTCAAGTGGGCCGAAACGTAAACTATCCAGAAGTGCAATTGGCATTGCACCCATAGAGATAATGTCTCTCAATATTCCTCCAATACCAGTTCCTGCTCCACCATAAGGCTCAATAGCTGAAGGATGATTATGACTTTCCATACCTACAGCAAGAGCATATTCATCTGTAATGGATACAAGACCTGCATCATCTCCAGGCCCTAAAACTATGTTTTCTCCTTCAGTAGGGAACAATTTTAAAATTGGCCTACTACTTTTATATGAACAGTGCTCAGAGAACATTACATCTAACATTCCCTCTTCCAATTCGTTCATTTCTCTTCCAAGAATTCCTTCAATATATTTTACTTCAGAATCTGTTAAAGTCATAAAAACACCTTAGATAAGTTTAACAACAGAAATTATCACTTTGTTATCTTCAATAATCCATTCTTTTGAATATTCAACGGAAATATCCTCATCCACATTCTCTTCTGTACCTTTAAGTGTACATACTTCACAAGCTTCACCATCAAATATTACAAGTGACTTAGCTCTTACCTCTTCACTTATTAAATCAGACTGCTTTTCAACCAATTCCTTGAATTCAGCATTGGTATTGACCATAACACCGACATTAGCCTCAACATCCAAGTCCATGTCCTTTCTCATGTCTTGGATTCTTCTAATAAGTTCACGAGCCATAGCTTCAGATAAGATTTCTGGAGTGATTTTAGTATTTACGAATACGTTTCCTCCAGCAAATTCTGCACTTACAACATCGTCAGGAAGCTCAGTTTCATAAAGAACATCATCTGCAGAGAGTTCAATTTCTTTTAAAATGCCTTCCCTATCTTCTCCTCTGACAACATACTTGCCAGTAGAATCTAAGCTATCCTTAATGGAATTTCCTGTTCCATCTGCTTTAGCTTGTGCGAAGAATTTTTGTACAATTCCCATATCTCCCTTAAGTCTTGGACCTAAGGTTTTGAGATTAGGTTTTGCAATAAATGTAAGGTTTTCAAATTCAGTAGCTGTAATAACCTCTTTTGTATTGGATTGATCTTTAATAATATCTTCAAGTGAGGATATGCTTTCCAAGACTTCATCATCCTGTGATACAACAGTGATGTCACTTACAGGCCATCTTAATTTGTATCTTGCAACATCTCTAGCTCTTGCAGATGCTTCGATGACATCTCTAACATTATCCATCTTAGCTTCGAGTTCATTATCGATTAATGATTCGTCATACATCCAATCATCCATATGAATACTTTCTACAGCTTCAGCATTCAAGTTTTTAACCAAGTTTTCATATACCTCTTCAGATAAGTGAGGAGTAATTGGAGCCATTAAATGGATTAAGGTATTAAGTGTAGTGTAAAGTGAATAGTATGCACCTAATTTGTCTGGGTCATCGCTTTCCACCCAGGTTCTTCCTCTAATCAATCTCACATACCATCTGCTTAAGTCTTCAAGAATGAAATTGTTGATTGCTCTTGTAGCTAAGTGGAAGTGCACATCATTGATTGCTTCACCCACTTCTTTTGCAAGTGAATTTACACGGGACAAGATCCATTTGTCCTCATTTCTTAAAGTGACATTTGCATCAGGACCATCAACTATGCATTTTGCAGGGTCGAATTCGTCAAGAGCCATATAAGTGGTTGAGAACACATATACGTTCCAGAAGATATTGAACATCTTTTTGACATTGTTCAATTCATCCCATACGAACTTAAGGTCATCCCATGGCTTGCAAGCCCATAAAAGGTAGAATCTTAATACATCTGCACCATACTTTTCAATTACTTCCTCAGGTTGAACTACATTACCTAAGGATTTACTCATCTTTTTACCTTCTTCGTCCAATACGAATCCGTGCATTAAAACCTTGTTATATGGAGCTTGGTCCAAAGCGATTACACCAGTTCCTAATTGGGAATAGAACCATCCTCTGGTTTGGTCGTGTCCCTCACAAATAAAGTCATAAGGATACCATTTATTAAACATTTCCTCTTCACGAGGGTAGTATAAAGCTGCCCAACCTGCTACTCCTGAGTCAATCCATACATCTAATACATCAGGAATACGTTTCATTGGTGAATCGCAACCACAATCACATTTAATCAATACCTCATCAACATAAGGTCTGTGTACTAAATCTTCATCACTTGCAGTGATTTCATTGATTGATTCATTTTTAAGCTCTTCAACTGAACCGATTACCTTGATTTCACCACAATCAGGACAAATCCAAATAGGTATTGGAATACCCCAGTATCTTTGTCTTGAAATGGTCCAGTCCTTAGCATTAGCTACCCAATCATGGAATCTTCCTTCACCAGCCCATTTAGGCACCCATTCCACTCTATCAATTTCAGAGAGCATTTTTTCCTTGATTTCAGGTACTTTAATGAACCATTGTTCAGTAGCTAAGTAAATAATAGGAGTCTTACATCTCCAACAGACACCGTATCTGTGGTTGATTGTATCATGCTTAAACATTAAATCTTGAGCAATTAAATCAGCAATAATGGTGTCATTCAAGTCTTTGGTAAAGCCTTCAGCATAGATACCACCCTCTTCAGTGAAACATCCTGCTTCATCCACTGGACAGTGTATAGGAAGTCCTACTTTTTGACCGATTTCGAAGTCCTCAGGACCGTGTCCAGGAGCAGTGTGTACAAAACCGGTACCTTCACCTAATTCAACATGGTCTCCATGGAAAGTGGTGTGCACCAATTTATTTTCAGCTTCAATTCCCATTTGTTTAGGTACTTGCTCCGCTAAAGGATAAACATAAGATAAACCTAAAAGCTCTGAGCCTTTTACAGTCTTGATGATTTCATACATCACTTCTTTCTCTTCCTCTATGATGTATTTTTTCTCTTTTGACTCTTCATCTTCAGGATCGTATTTAGGATTTGGCAATTTGTTTTTGTGAATAACTTCAATTGGGCCTAAAACAGTTTCCAAGAGCTCTTTTGCTATGATGAGGATTTCTTCTTCACTCTCATTTAATCTTTCATCTACCTTAACGAATGAATAATCGAAATCTTCATTTAAACAAATAGCTAAGTTTCCAGGAAGTGTCCAAGGAGTGGTTGTCCATACCAAGAAAGATTGTCTTAAATCAGCTAAAGCTTCAAAATCATCACAGTTTTCTTCAGTTAAGAAGTTTTCCTTTAATGGGAAACGTACATAAATGGAAGGGTCATCTCCTTCAGTATAGTCAATTTCAGCTGCAGCAAGTGCAGTTTGACAGTGAGGACACCAGCTGATTACCCTTTGGTCACGGGTAAGCAAATTCTTTTCATGGGTTTTCTTCAATGTCCACCAAGCGGATTCCATATATTTAGGATCCAAGGTCATATAAGGGTTATCCCAATCCATCCAAACTCCCAAGCTTTTGAACTGTTCAGTCATTGCAACCTTATTTTCCATTGCAAATTCCTTACATTTGTCAATAAAGTTGTCAATGCCGTATTTTTCCTCAATTTCCTGCTTGGATTCAATGCCTAACAATTGCTCTACCTTATGTTCGATAGGCAATCCGTGAGTATCCCATCCAGCTTGTCTTCTTAAGCTAAATCCATTCATGGACTTGTAACGCAATAAGGTATCCTTAATAACCTTGTTCCAGGTAGTACCTAAATGGATTTTTCCACTACAATATGGTGGCCCATCTAAAAAGGAATATTGTGGACCATTAGCTCGTAGCTTATTAGTCTTTTCATATATGTCAGAATCTGCCCAAAAGTTTTGGACCTTTTCTTCTATTTTCTTAAAGTCATAGTTTTTATCTGCCTCTTTTAACGGCATATCGATTCTCCTAATAAATGTGATTTTTTAAATTTATTAAAATGGTAAATATCATAAAAATTTAAGATAAATAGATTATCTTAATGATTTTAATAAATTGAAACAAAATATATAGAATATATATTATTATGATATATATTTCTTATTTTGAATGTAAATAAACTTTATTATTAATAATATTTATAAAAATAATAATTACATTATAATTGTAATATAATGGTGAAATTAAAAAACAACAATATACTTGTTAAATTGATTTTAAAGTATAATAAACATTTTAATAATGAAAATATTTATAAATATTCAAAATAAATAGAAAATAATAGAGTTATGATAGAAATATTGGAAAATAAGAATAATGAAACGGATAAAAATTTGAAGTCAATTACACTTAAAAATTCAAATGAAAAAATTGCTGAGATTAAGATAGCCAATACTTTTTTTAGTCGTTTAATGGGACTGATGTTTAAAAAAAATGCTAAAGTTCCACTACTGTTTGAAATTCCTGAGAAAATAAATAAGAAGGAAAGATCTTCAATCCATAGCTTTTTCATGAGATTTGAGATAGTACTAGTTTTTATAGACAAAAGCAATGCAGTTTACGAAATATCTGAATTGAAGCCATGGAATTGTTATGTTCCTAAAAAACCAGCAAAATATATAGTGGAATTTGATAGAAGAGAATTCAATGATTGCTTGAAAATAGGTGATGAAATAGAAATAAAATGAGAGTTGAAGTTTAATTAATTATTGTTAAAAATAGGTGATGAAATAGAGAAAATATATAAAATAAAATTAAATGGATAAAAATTAATGGATAGTGAAATTATAAATCTAAACTATCCAAAAGACTTTGAGGAGTGTCGAAAATCTCGATTCCCTCCATTTTTTGGAGTTTTTGAGTGTTCTCAATATCTATTTCTCTCATATGCATAGTTATGATTTTTCCTGTTGAAACCGCATCATATGGACAAATGTCATTACAGGTTCCACAGCCAATGCATTTCAATAGATCAATTTCCGCGTGAGGAATGATTGCACCATTTGGACAAGCTAAAGCTGCCTCACACTCATCACAGTTTTGGCATTTTGTCTTTTCAAGCTTTGATGGTAATATTGTTTCAACATCTCCTGGTTCAATGTCTACAGGAACCATAAGAGTTCTTACCCTGCCTTTTCCAGCTTGTGCAACAGCATTGGTAACAAGAGTGTCTGAAATTCCATGAACTATCTTAGCAACTGTGTTTGCAGTAGTAGGTGATACGATAAGCAAATCATATTTTCCAAGTGAAAGCCTGCCAGTAATTGGGAAGCTGAATTTTTGATTGGAATCGCTTGCAAGTTCGTTATACCTTCCACCGGTTACAGCAACTACCCTATCATAGAGCCCATACATTTTTAAAACTTCTTCAGAAGCTTGGGATAAAAAGACAGTCAAATCATTGTCTTTAGCCAATTCTTCCATAGCTTCAACGCTTTCCTTAAGCAAATGTCCTGCACCGGTAAAAGCCCATCCTATTTTCATAAAATATCTCCAAAAAATAGATTTAAAAAAATGAAAAAATAAAAGTTAAGAGAAGTTACTCCCAACTAGTGAAAATATTTTGATCAAACTTTTTCTAAAAGTTTGGAAAAAGTTTTGGTCAAGGTTTTTGAGCCGAAGGCTCAAAAAGCTTGGATTATATATGTTCAATGAACTTGTATCCTTCTTCTTCTGTGAAAGCGTAGTGAATGGTTCTGTACCCGGACATGAATTCAGTTACTTCATCCTTGATGTCTACTTTGTCACCTTCAGCAACTCTCCAGATAAATTCAGCTACTTCTTCCATTTCATTTTCTTTCATTCCTCTTCTGGTGATTTCTTGAGTACCGATTCTGATACCAGATGGGTCATCACTGTCATTTACATTGTCACCAGGAATGAGGTTTTTGTTAAGAATGATGTTGTTTTGCTCTAATTCCTTAGCTAAGATGGTAGCTCTTTTGACATCTCTTACATCCATAGCCACTTGGTGAGATTCAGTGTATCCTAAGTCTTCACACATTACATTGAATCCTTGTTCAGCGAGAGCACCAGCCAATGCTTTAGCGTTTTTGATGGTTTGTTTAGCGTAATCTTCACCAAACTCTAACATTTCAGCGGTAGCAATACCTAAACCAGCTAAATGGTGTAAGTGGTGGTTACTTACTACACCAGGGAATACAGCATTGTCAATCAATTTTTCATTTTTCTTATCGGATAAGATGATTCCTCCTTGAGGACCTGGGAAAGTCTTGTGGGTACTTCCCATAAGAACTTCAGCTCCTTCTTTTAAAGGATCTTGGAATTGTTTACCTGCAATCAATCCAAGCACGTGAGCACCATCGTACATAATGGTTGCTCCCACTTCGTTAGCTGCATCTACAACTTCAGATACAGGGTGTGGGAATAAGAATAAGCTTCCTCCAAAGAGAATGATTTTTGGTTTTTCCTCCAAGATCATTTTATTCAATGCATCAACATCAATGTTCATTACTTCTGGATTGAAAGGATGTTCTAAAGTTTTTAATCCTCTAATACCTGCTGCACTAACATTTGCATGGGAAATGTGTCCTCCAAAAGGAATGTTCATAGCAATCATCTTGTCTCCAGCTTTAGCGAAACCGAAGAAAGCAGCGAGGTTTGCAGTTACTCCAGAAACTGGTTGAACGTTTGCATAGCTACAGTCGTAAACTTTACATGATAATTGTTTTGTAATGTCTTCAATTTGGTCAATGTAAGTACATCCTTGGTATAATCTTTCGTAAGCTTGTCCTTCAGCATATCTGTGAGCCAAATCAGAAGCCATTGCAGTTGTAACAGCATTACTTGTGGTATTTTCACTTGCAATAAGGTTAACGCTGTCTCTCATCCAGTCATTATGAACTCTCATCAAGTCATAAATCTTATTCATATCTTCTTCATATTGATACATAATCATAACACCTATATTCTCTAAAAATTGTAATCATATAATATAATTATAAATTAAATCTTTTTGATAAAATATTAAAAATTTTAAAAGTTTATAAAAATCAGAAGCATAATAAAAAAAAAATCTAAAAATCTAAAAAATATAATCTTATAAAATTCTTATTAATATATAATATAATTTTTTAATTAAATAAAACTTTTTATTAAATATATTATAATTTATATTATTTTTTTATGTTTTTTGAATTTAGATGATGAATTTTATATAGATTTTGAAAAAGGAATCCTAATTTTTGAAAAAAATCTATAAGAAAAATAATCTTAAAAAAAACGTTGATAAATATACGAACAAATAAAAATTGTTTAAAAAAAAAAGAAAAAGAAAAAGAGAATAAATCTCTTAATCTATTTTGCAACATCTTCGAGAGCTGCTGCAATTTGTGCCATAATTTGTTCGGTTTTGAAGTGGTTTTGGTTCATAGCACCAGACGGACATGCACCTACACAGGTACCACATCCTTTACATAATGCAACGTTAATAGCTGCGTGTTTGTCTGCGCCTTCACCTTCAATACTTACAGCACCGAATGGACATAATTCTACACATACTTCACATGC
Coding sequences within:
- the glyA gene encoding serine hydroxymethyltransferase, giving the protein MYQYEEDMNKIYDLMRVHNDWMRDSVNLIASENTTSNAVTTAMASDLAHRYAEGQAYERLYQGCTYIDQIEDITKQLSCKVYDCSYANVQPVSGVTANLAAFFGFAKAGDKMIAMNIPFGGHISHANVSAAGIRGLKTLEHPFNPEVMNIDVDALNKMILEEKPKIILFGGSLFLFPHPVSEVVDAANEVGATIMYDGAHVLGLIAGKQFQDPLKEGAEVLMGSTHKTFPGPQGGIILSDKKNEKLIDNAVFPGVVSNHHLHHLAGLGIATAEMLEFGEDYAKQTIKNAKALAGALAEQGFNVMCEDLGYTESHQVAMDVRDVKRATILAKELEQNNIILNKNLIPGDNVNDSDDPSGIRIGTQEITRRGMKENEMEEVAEFIWRVAEGDKVDIKDEVTEFMSGYRTIHYAFTEEEGYKFIEHI
- a CDS encoding molybdopterin molybdotransferase MoeA — translated: MKFISNLIPLEDALAKIDENQKLMDTEKIHLKDSQGRVLAHSISSYHNSPPFDKSAMDGYAVIAEDTFGASNNVIKELKIIDRIGAGDFSDKTLSNGEAIVIATGAPIPDGANAVLMKEFTYEDGDNLEIHSQVTPGENISPKAEDIAEGDELLGENVLIRPQEMGLIASAGHSEVEVYKKPRVKLLITGNELVEPSPELDKAKIINSNQFSIAALIRSAGAIVDIGHGADDFDAVKEAIDKATNEYDVVITTGGTAISKGDVVVEAVEELGEVLFHGVAMRPGKPVGAGIVNGTQVFMLSGQPVAAMGQFDIIARHYLFKMQGLDYSHKVINRVSKTKIPSSLGRTDYIRAVADDTGVHHVLNRGSGIIRSMVEANCYIIIDENHEGIEKGDEVDLIFFNDMAWPSL
- a CDS encoding DUF192 domain-containing protein, whose protein sequence is MIEILENKNNETDKNLKSITLKNSNEKIAEIKIANTFFSRLMGLMFKKNAKVPLLFEIPEKINKKERSSIHSFFMRFEIVLVFIDKSNAVYEISELKPWNCYVPKKPAKYIVEFDRREFNDCLKIGDEIEIK
- a CDS encoding dihydromethanopterin reductase (acceptor), yielding MKIGWAFTGAGHLLKESVEAMEELAKDNDLTVFLSQASEEVLKMYGLYDRVVAVTGGRYNELASDSNQKFSFPITGRLSLGKYDLLIVSPTTANTVAKIVHGISDTLVTNAVAQAGKGRVRTLMVPVDIEPGDVETILPSKLEKTKCQNCDECEAALACPNGAIIPHAEIDLLKCIGCGTCNDICPYDAVSTGKIITMHMREIDIENTQKLQKMEGIEIFDTPQSLLDSLDL
- the purL gene encoding phosphoribosylformylglycinamidine synthase subunit PurL, whose amino-acid sequence is MTLTDSEVKYIEGILGREMNELEEGMLDVMFSEHCSYKSSRPILKLFPTEGENIVLGPGDDAGLVSITDEYALAVGMESHNHPSAIEPYGGAGTGIGGILRDIISMGAMPIALLDSLRFGPLEDQKSRYLFEHVVEGISDYGNRVGVPTVAGEIEFDESFRTNPLVNVLCAGLVKKDEIVMAVAPNIGDVFLLMGGTTGRDGIHGVTFASEELTSNSETEDRPAVQVADPFTKKRVLEASLEILEKIDCSGVKDLGGGGLTCCVSELVDKSGNGAVVDLRAIPLREEGMTPYEIMLSESQERMIFVINPKDVELAQAICDKHEIPSAVIGEVTDGNHMLVKDFDAEVELQTLCDVPTILLADPPSLDREMREPAKPTDLVEVVDGPIDESLIKVLSSPNIASKEWVYKQYDHEVQTRTVVKPGDDAAVLQIDDETAVAITADSNTIHTKLAPYDGGAGSVAEAIRNVVSMGAKPYAVVDCLNFGNPETPEILWQFKECIKGMSDIARKFEAPVISGNVSFYNETEGIKINPTPSVGVIGVEKLSSIRTLPFKEEGDKIIIIGKTYDEVEGSEYHRAVHSLEQGDAPKIRIDDELASANTILDLIENDGDYVKFLEGEDELAITATHDVSAGGIAIALSEMAMSGKLGCEVDISKVPAEEGISDNNLLFSESHARFIITVSADKADEILDSIDVDAAIIGEVKGDSLVIKKDDETIVDLAVADLDDAYHGVIEKYMA
- the ileS gene encoding isoleucine--tRNA ligase, yielding MPLKEADKNYDFKKIEEKVQNFWADSDIYEKTNKLRANGPQYSFLDGPPYCSGKIHLGTTWNKVIKDTLLRYKSMNGFSLRRQAGWDTHGLPIEHKVEQLLGIESKQEIEEKYGIDNFIDKCKEFAMENKVAMTEQFKSLGVWMDWDNPYMTLDPKYMESAWWTLKKTHEKNLLTRDQRVISWCPHCQTALAAAEIDYTEGDDPSIYVRFPLKENFLTEENCDDFEALADLRQSFLVWTTTPWTLPGNLAICLNEDFDYSFVKVDERLNESEEEILIIAKELLETVLGPIEVIHKNKLPNPKYDPEDEESKEKKYIIEEEKEVMYEIIKTVKGSELLGLSYVYPLAEQVPKQMGIEAENKLVHTTFHGDHVELGEGTGFVHTAPGHGPEDFEIGQKVGLPIHCPVDEAGCFTEEGGIYAEGFTKDLNDTIIADLIAQDLMFKHDTINHRYGVCWRCKTPIIYLATEQWFIKVPEIKEKMLSEIDRVEWVPKWAGEGRFHDWVANAKDWTISRQRYWGIPIPIWICPDCGEIKVIGSVEELKNESINEITASDEDLVHRPYVDEVLIKCDCGCDSPMKRIPDVLDVWIDSGVAGWAALYYPREEEMFNKWYPYDFICEGHDQTRGWFYSQLGTGVIALDQAPYNKVLMHGFVLDEEGKKMSKSLGNVVQPEEVIEKYGADVLRFYLLWACKPWDDLKFVWDELNNVKKMFNIFWNVYVFSTTYMALDEFDPAKCIVDGPDANVTLRNEDKWILSRVNSLAKEVGEAINDVHFHLATRAINNFILEDLSRWYVRLIRGRTWVESDDPDKLGAYYSLYTTLNTLIHLMAPITPHLSEEVYENLVKNLNAEAVESIHMDDWMYDESLIDNELEAKMDNVRDVIEASARARDVARYKLRWPVSDITVVSQDDEVLESISSLEDIIKDQSNTKEVITATEFENLTFIAKPNLKTLGPRLKGDMGIVQKFFAQAKADGTGNSIKDSLDSTGKYVVRGEDREGILKEIELSADDVLYETELPDDVVSAEFAGGNVFVNTKITPEILSEAMARELIRRIQDMRKDMDLDVEANVGVMVNTNAEFKELVEKQSDLISEEVRAKSLVIFDGEACEVCTLKGTEENVDEDISVEYSKEWIIEDNKVIISVVKLI